The genomic region CTACAATTTATGACTACTCCTACCTCTCGTGAGATTTCCGGAGCCAATCTCGTTGCAATCCATGATCCATCGGAGTGTTTACGGTGGCTATTAGAAAAAGGCGCTGATGCTCCCATTGGTTTTTCATCTCCCACGGTGTGGGCAGTTGTGCAATGCGGCGATACGCTTGCTTGGGGTCAGTATGGGCAAGCACAATGGCGGTGGACCTCCGAATTGGATTCTGAAGTACGTGCTCCAGCCATCGCTAATCTCTTTGAGGCCCGCGTCTTCTCGCGAGAGCGCGAAGCGCTGATCTGGCGAAGAGATGATGGTAAATTTGCTGGACGTACAGTTACTGATGCGACAATTTCGGATGCGCTCCTGGCGCCAATCGATGAAGAGTGGCTTTTTGAAGGCAAGGTATCGGGTTCTCAGGGAGATCTCTTTGTGTCACGCAAATTATTGGGGGGCAATGTGTCTGTCACGCCTCAAGGGCGCGGCGTTTGCATTCGCCACTACGTTGAAGCGGATCTAAACACGGGATTACTGCACATCGCTCTGAGCCGATTCCTCGAACTGCTGCGATAGGACTGGGGCAATAAAATTGAAGGGCTGCTGTAGAGGAGACTGAAGTGCCGCCGTCCATTAAGCCTTACGCGATTACTCCATACAATTTCGTGCCGATGCCTGATCGGATCGTGACTGGCGATCCGCTTCCCAGATGGAATTCGTACGCCTCTGACCGACATACCGGCTGGCTGGACGTCGAATACACAACGCTTACGCCGACGTATACCCGTGCGGCGCGCGGCGCAGGTGATCCCGCCGATCCGCCAGATTTTTTTCATCATTTCGATGAGCAACGGACGCCAGTGCTTCCTGGGAGCTCACTGCGCGGGATGGTGCGCAGCGTCTTCGAAATCCTCACCTACAGCGCGCTGGATAGTATTAGCGATCGCACCTTATCATACCGATTCTTTGCTTCAGGGCAGAGAGAACTCAGGGAATATTACAGCGGGGCTGACGCAGCCCTCGGAACATTTGATACCTCGCGGCTATTTGCAGGAGTTTTGGAACAGTCTGGCTTGGATTATCAGATGAATGTCGGTAATACTTCAGCGCCGAGTGCGGATAAGGGCTTCGTCGTGGTCTCGGTAAACGATCCTGGCTTGAGGCGATATATCCGGACGTCCTCACAGCCACATCAGCCTTATCGACATATGGCGCCTCTGTACGAAACTCAGCAGGTGTGGGTCCGGCTTACTGGGACTGCAACATTATTGCGTGGGCAGCAGGAAATTGAG from Capsulimonas corticalis harbors:
- the csx19 gene encoding type III-D CRISPR-associated protein Csx19 is translated as MTTPTSREISGANLVAIHDPSECLRWLLEKGADAPIGFSSPTVWAVVQCGDTLAWGQYGQAQWRWTSELDSEVRAPAIANLFEARVFSREREALIWRRDDGKFAGRTVTDATISDALLAPIDEEWLFEGKVSGSQGDLFVSRKLLGGNVSVTPQGRGVCIRHYVEADLNTGLLHIALSRFLELLR